In Vigna radiata var. radiata cultivar VC1973A chromosome 3, Vradiata_ver6, whole genome shotgun sequence, the following proteins share a genomic window:
- the LOC106756672 gene encoding pto-interacting protein 1 has protein sequence MSCFSCCEEDDFQKHAESGGQHLVKNSTGNDGNGRASETAKQGIQAVKIQPIEVPELQVDELKEITDGFGESSLIGEGSYGRVYYGVLKSGQAAAIKKLDASKQPDDEFLAQVSMVSRLKHDNFVQLLGYCIDGNSRILAYEFASNGSLHDILHGRKGVKGAQPGPVLTWTQRVKIAVGAAKGLEYLHERADPHIIHRDIKSSNVLIFDDDVAKIADFDLSNQAPDMAARLHSTRVLGTFGYHAPEYAMTGQLNAKSDVYSFGVVLLELLTGRKPVDHTLPRGQQSLVTWATPRLSEDKVRQCVDARLGGDYPPKAVAKMAAVAALCVQYEADFRPNMSIVVKALQPLLNARHGPAGEASN, from the exons ATGAGTTGTTTCAGCTGTTGCGAAGAAGATGACTTCCAGAAGCATGCCGAAAGTGGAGGACAACATCTTGTAAAAAACTCAACAG GAAACGATGGAAATGGTCGGGCATCTGAAACTGCAAAGCAGGGCATTCAAGCTGTTAAAATTCAGCCCATTGAAGTTCCCGAATTACAAGTGGATGAACTCAAAGAAATTACTGACGGCTTTGGGGAAAGTTCTTTGATTGGAGAGGGATCCTATGGAAGAGTGTATTACGGTGTTCTGAAAAGTGGGCAGGCTGCAGCAATCAAGAAATTAGATGCCAGTAAACAGCCAGATGATGAGTTTTTAGCCCAG GTCTCGATGGTGTCACGGCTGAAACATGACAATTTTGTTCAATTGCTTGGTTATTGCATTGATGGAAACTCCCGAATTCTTGCTTATGAGTTTGCATCTAATGGGTCTCTTCATGATATTCTGCATG GACGAAAAGGTGTTAAAGGAGCACAGCCTGGTCCAGTTCTAACATGGACACAAAGAGTTAAAATTGCTGTAGGGGCAGCCAAAGGGCTTGAGTACTTGCATGAGAGGGCTGATCCTCACATTATCCATCGGGACATCAAGTCAAGTAATGTACTCATCTTTGACGATGATGTTGCTAAAATTGCAGATTTTGATTTGTCAAATCAGGCTCCTGACATGGCAGCACGACTCCATTCTACTCGAGTCCTTGGAACCTTTGGTTATCATGCACCAGA ATATGCAATGACTGGTCAATTGAATGCCAAAAGTGATGTATACAGTTTTGGTGTCGTCCTCCTGGAACTTTTGACAGGAAGGAAGCCTGTTGATCATACATTACCACGTGGGCAACAGAGCTTGGTTACTTGG GCTACTCCAAGACTCAGTGAGGATAAAGTTAGACAGTGTGTAGATGCAAGACTAGGAGGAGATTACCCTCCCAAAGCTGTTGCTAAG ATGGCTGCTGTTGCTGCCCTGTGTGTGCAATACGAAGCTGATTTCAGACCAAACATGAGTATTGTTGTCAAAGCTCTTCAACCTTTGTTGAATGCAAGACATGGGCCCGCTGGTGAAGCTTCAAACTAA
- the LOC106758010 gene encoding probable sugar phosphate/phosphate translocator At3g17430 — protein MATMGIVTKQHLLTYMYLLVYITLSSGVILYNKWVLSTLYFNFPFPITLTMIHMAFSGGLAFLLVRVFKVVSPIKMTFHIYATCVVPISAFFSASLWFGNTAYLFISVAFIQMLKALMPVATFLVAVTCGTEKLRCDVFWNMVLVSVGVVISSYGEIQFNVLGTVYQVTGIVAEALRLVLTQVLLQKKGLTLNPITSLYYIAPCSFVFLFIPWYILEKPEMEDPHMQFNFWIFFSNAVCAFALNLSTFLVIGRTGAVTIRVAGVLKDWLLITLSTVLFPESKITGLNIIGYAIALIGVVMYNYLKVRDVRTSQLQSSQDGSTKELQTMEKAVVDMDNREETLWNDSVSDTNFDEEAPLMASSRTSHLGIGRKPA, from the exons ATGGCCACCATGGGGATAGTGACCAAACAGCATCTGCTAACCTACATGTATCTTCTAGTTTACATTACACTTTCATCAGGGGTTATTCTTTACAACAAG TGGGTCCTCtctacattatattttaattttccatttccAATAACACTCACTATGATCCATATGGCTTTTTCTGGTGGTCTGGCCTTTTTGCTTGTCCGTGTTTTTAAG GTTGTGTCACCAATTAAAATGACCTTCCATAT ATATGCGACTTGTGTGGTCCCAATAAGTGCCTTCTTTTCCGCTAGTCTGTG GTTTGGGAATACTGCTTATCTGTTCATTTCTGTGGCCTTCATCCAGATGCTTAAAGCCCTCA TGCCAGTGGCAACATTTCTCGTGGCTGTAACTTGTGGAACTGAGAAATTGAGGTGTGATGTATTCTGGAACATGGTGCTGGTCAGTGTTGGAGTTGTCATTTCCTCCTACGGAGAAATTCAATTTAATGTGCTCGGCACAGTTTATCAGGTCACAGGAATTGTTGCTGAAGCTTTGAGGCTGGTATTGACTCAAGTTCTTCTTCAGAAAAAGGGCTTGACACTAAACCCTATTACCAGCTTGTATTACATAGCACCCTGCAG CtttgtatttcttttcattCCGTGGTACATCCTTGAGAAGCCTGAGATGGAAGATCCACATATGCAGTTTAACTTCTGGATATTTTTCTCAAATGCTGTTTGTGCTTTCGCATTGAATCTTTCCACATTCTTAGTGATTGGTAGGACTGGGGCAGTAACTATTAGGGTGGCTGGTGTTTTGAAAGACTGGTTACTTATCACTCTTTCAACTGTCTTATTTCCTGAATCAAAGATTACTGGGCTTAATATTATTGGCTACGCTATTG CTTTAATTGGTGTCGTTATGTACAACTACCTTAAGGTCAGAGATGTTCGCACGTCTCAACTTCAAAGTTCCCAAGATGGATCAACAAAG GAGCTGCAGACAATGGAAAAAGCAGTTGTTGACATGGACAACAGAGAGGAGACTTTATGGAATGATTCAGTTTCTGATACTAATTTTGATGAAGAAGCACCTTTAATGGCTTCGTCACGAACATCTCATCTTGGAATTGGACGAAAACCAGCTTAA
- the LOC106757340 gene encoding uncharacterized protein LOC106757340, whose amino-acid sequence MDAHEAKLLLGFPPDSRPTPSQVKSAYRKKVWESHPDRFPSHEKPLAESKFKLISEAYTCLQSGRRNVSGSVEYSHVVRTGFPRAHGGRKNHAMIKVPFVLIILGTVALGGFNASRAYKKQKEEYPSHNPFLP is encoded by the exons ATGGATGCTCATGAAGCCAAACTCTTGTTGGGTTTCCCTCCAGATTCACGTCCAACTCCTTCCCAg gtaAAATCAGCTTACAGAAAGAAGGTGTGGGAATCTCACCCTGATCGATTTCCATCTCATGAAAAGCCTCTTGCTGAGTCTAAGTTTAAGCTG ATTTCAGAGGCTTACACATGCCTGCAATCTG GTAGGAGAAATGTTTCAGGTTCAG TTGAATATTCACATGTTGTGCGAACTGGATTTCCGAGGGCTCATGGAGGAAGAAAAAATCATGCAATGATTAAAGTTCCATTCGTTCTAATCATTCTGGGAACTGTCGCGCTTGGAGGATTCAATGCTTCGAG GGCTTACAAAAAGCAAAAGGAGGAATACCCTTCTCATAATCCATTTCTACCTTGA
- the LOC106756985 gene encoding probable pectinesterase/pectinesterase inhibitor: MSGKIVVSVVSLILVVGVAIGVVVTVNKKGGEPSIQSDQKSVEIICQNTDDKNLCHNTLSSVKGLDAADPKAYIATAVKATMDSVIKAFNMSDRLATEHADKDNGTKMAIDDCKDLLQSAIQSLQLSTDMVQNNNIHAVHDQSADFKNWLSAVISYQQACMEGFDDGKEGEKKIKEQFQIESLDKVQKLTAITLDIVSGLSHILEKFGLKLNLKPASRRLLSKDGYPTWFSASDRKLLAQLGRKGWRSHITPNVVVAQDGSGQFKTIAEAIASYPNNFQGRYNIYVKAGVYDEYITVPKNAVNILLYGDGPGKTVVTGHKNFRDGVKTMQTATFANTAQGFIAKAMTFENTAGADGHQAVAFRNQGDMSAIIEAAQFTPGQFLQAGVGSGADWLKALHVPHALDFVKP, encoded by the exons atgtcTGGGAAAATAGTTGTCTCTGTTGTTTCTCTCATTCTCGTAGTAGGTGTTGCAATCGGTGTTGTGGTTACTGTTAATAAGAAAGGTGGGGAACCCTCCATCCAGTCCGATCAAAAATCCGTTGAGATTATCTGTCAAAACACTGATGACAAAAACCTTTGCCACAACACTCTCAGCTCTGTCAAGGGTCTTGACGCCGCTGACCCTAAGGCTTACATTGCCACGGCAGTGAAAGCCACCATGGACAGCGTCATCAAAGCGTTCAACATGAGTGACAGGCTCGCCACCGAGCACGCAGACAAAGACAACGGCACAAAAATGGCCATTGATGATTGCAAGGACTTATTACAATCAGCCATCCAAAGTCTTCAACTCAGCACTGacatggtgcaaaataacaacATCCATGCCGTGCATGACCAAAGTGCTGATTTCAAGAACTGGCTTAGTGCAGTTATCTCATACCAACAGGCGTGCATGGAAGGATTCGACGATGGCAAAGAAGGTGAGAAGAAGATCAAGGAGCAGTTCCAAATAGAGAGCTTAGACAAGGTGCAAAAACTCACTGCCATCACCCTTGATATCGTGAGTGGTTTATCACACATCCTCGAAAAATTTGGGTTGAAGTTGAACCTTAAACCCGCCTCCCGTCGTCTTCTCAGTAAGGACGGGTACCCCACTTGGTTCTCTGCTTCAGATCGCAAGCTCTTGGCTCAACTTGGACGTAAAGGATGGAGATCACACATCACACCTAATGTCGTAGTTGCCCAGGATGGCTCTGGTCAGTTTAAAACCATTGCCGAGGCAATTGCTTCTTACCCCAACAACTTCCAAGGTAGATATAATATCTATGTTAAGGCTGGTGTCTATGATGAATACATCACTGTTCCTAAGAACGCCGTCAATATTCTCCTCTATGGTGATGGCCCTGGAAAGACCGTTGTCACTGGTCACAAGAACTTCCGTGATGGTGTGAAGACAATGCAAACTGCCACTTTTGCCAACACTGCTCAAGGATTCATTGCCAAGGCAATGACATTTGAGAACACTGCTGGAGCTGACGGACACCAAGCTGTGGCTTTTAGGAACCAAGGAGACATGTCAGCAATTATTG AAGCTGCCCAGTTCACCCCTGGCCAATTCCTCCAGGCTGGAGTTGGCTCTGGAGCCGATTGGTTGAAAGCTCTTCATGTTCCTCACGCCCTTGACTTCGTCAAACCTTGA